A window of the Pseudomonas gozinkensis genome harbors these coding sequences:
- the ilvD gene encoding dihydroxy-acid dehydratase: MPDYRSKTSTHGRNMAGARALWRATGMKDDDFKKPIIAIANSFTQFVPGHVHLKDLGQLVAREIERAGGVAKEFNTIAVDDGIAMGHDGMLYSLPSREIIADSVEYMVNAHCADAIVCISNCDKITPGMLMAALRLNIPVIFVSGGPMEAGKTKLASHGLDLVDAMVIAADSSASDEKVAEYERSACPTCGSCSGMFTANSMNCLTEALGLALPGNGSTLATHSDREQLFLQAGRTIVELCKRYYGENDESVLPRNIANFKAFENAMMLDIAMGGSTNTILHLLAAAQEAEIDFDLRDIDRLSRKVPQLCKVAPNIQKYHMEDVHRAGGIFSILGSLARGGLLHTDLPTVHSRSMEEAIAKWDITQTDDEAVHHFFKAGPAGIPTQTAFSQSTRWETLDDDRENGCIRSFEHAYSKEGGLAVLYGNIALDGCVVKTAGVDESIHVFEGNAKIFESQDSAVRGILADEVKEGDIVIIRYEGPKGGPGMQEMLYPTSYLKSKGLGKACALLTDGRFSGGTSGLSIGHASPEAAAGGAIGLVQDGDKVLIDIPNRSINLLISDEELAARRVEQDKKGWKPVEKRPRKVTTALKAYALLATSADKGAVRNKAMLDGL; encoded by the coding sequence ATGCCAGATTACCGCTCGAAAACATCCACCCACGGCCGCAACATGGCCGGCGCCCGCGCACTGTGGCGCGCCACCGGGATGAAAGATGACGACTTCAAGAAGCCGATCATCGCCATTGCCAACTCCTTCACCCAGTTCGTACCGGGTCACGTGCACCTGAAGGACCTGGGTCAACTGGTTGCCCGTGAGATCGAACGCGCTGGCGGCGTTGCAAAAGAATTCAACACCATCGCCGTGGACGACGGCATCGCCATGGGCCACGACGGCATGCTCTATTCGCTGCCGAGCCGCGAGATCATCGCCGACTCCGTCGAGTACATGGTCAACGCCCACTGTGCCGACGCCATCGTCTGCATCTCGAACTGCGACAAGATCACCCCCGGTATGCTGATGGCCGCCCTGCGCCTGAACATCCCGGTGATCTTCGTCTCCGGCGGCCCGATGGAAGCCGGCAAGACCAAACTGGCCAGCCACGGTCTCGACCTCGTCGACGCCATGGTGATCGCCGCCGACTCCAGCGCTTCTGACGAGAAGGTTGCCGAGTACGAGCGCAGCGCCTGCCCGACCTGCGGTTCGTGCTCCGGCATGTTCACCGCCAACTCGATGAACTGCCTGACCGAAGCCCTGGGCCTCGCACTGCCGGGCAACGGTTCGACCCTGGCCACCCACAGCGACCGCGAACAGCTGTTCCTGCAGGCCGGCCGCACCATCGTCGAGCTGTGCAAGCGCTACTACGGCGAGAACGACGAGTCGGTATTGCCGCGCAACATCGCCAACTTCAAGGCGTTCGAAAACGCGATGATGCTCGACATCGCCATGGGCGGTTCGACCAACACCATCCTGCACTTGCTGGCCGCCGCCCAGGAAGCCGAGATCGACTTCGACCTGCGGGACATCGATCGTCTGTCACGCAAGGTGCCGCAACTGTGCAAGGTCGCGCCGAACATCCAGAAGTACCACATGGAAGACGTACACCGTGCCGGCGGCATCTTCAGCATCCTCGGTTCGCTGGCCCGTGGCGGCCTGCTGCACACCGACCTGCCGACCGTGCATAGCCGCAGCATGGAAGAAGCCATCGCCAAGTGGGACATCACCCAGACCGACGATGAAGCCGTGCACCATTTCTTCAAGGCAGGCCCGGCCGGCATTCCTACACAAACCGCGTTCAGCCAGTCGACCCGTTGGGAAACCCTGGACGACGACCGTGAAAACGGCTGCATCCGCAGCTTCGAACACGCCTATTCGAAAGAAGGCGGCCTGGCCGTGCTGTACGGCAACATCGCCCTGGATGGCTGCGTGGTGAAAACCGCCGGCGTCGACGAGTCGATCCACGTGTTCGAAGGCAACGCGAAGATCTTCGAAAGCCAGGACAGCGCCGTGCGCGGCATCCTCGCCGACGAAGTGAAGGAAGGCGACATCGTCATCATTCGCTACGAAGGCCCGAAAGGCGGCCCGGGCATGCAGGAAATGCTCTACCCGACCTCGTACCTGAAATCCAAAGGCCTGGGCAAAGCCTGCGCTCTGCTGACCGACGGCCGTTTCTCCGGCGGTACTTCCGGTCTGTCCATCGGCCACGCTTCGCCAGAGGCTGCGGCCGGCGGCGCAATCGGTCTGGTGCAGGACGGTGACAAAGTGCTGATCGACATCCCGAACCGCTCGATCAACCTGTTGATCAGCGACGAAGAACTGGCGGCACGCCGGGTCGAGCAGGACAAGAAGGGCTGGAAACCGGTGGAAAAACGTCCACGTAAAGTGACCACCGCCCTCAAGGCCTACGCCCTGCTGGCGACCAGCGCCGACAAGGGTGCAGTGCGTAACAAGGCGATGCTCGACGGGCTGTAA
- a CDS encoding haloacid dehalogenase-like hydrolase, whose translation MKFAPKFLAVALTVGMGLATQAFATDLKHWPADQAKALDAMIAANANKGNYAVFDMDNTSYRYDLEESLLPFMENKGLITRDKLDPSLKLMPFKDTADHKESLFSYYYRLCEVDDMVCYPWVAQVFSGFTLKELKGYVDELMASGKPVPATYYEGDVVKNLDVNPPKIFTGQKELYNKLMENGIEVYVMTAASEELVRMVAADPKYGYNVKPQNVIGVTTLLKNRETGELTTARKQITAGKYDEKANLGLELTPYLWTPATWMAGKHAAILTYIDEWKKPVLVGGDTPTSDGYMLFHDVDVAKGGIHLWVNRKDKYMTQLQGMMAKHAAAQAKEGLPVTADKNWVIVKPEEIQ comes from the coding sequence ATGAAGTTTGCACCGAAATTTCTGGCTGTCGCACTGACTGTGGGAATGGGCCTGGCCACTCAGGCATTCGCCACCGACCTGAAACACTGGCCGGCGGATCAGGCCAAGGCACTGGACGCGATGATCGCCGCCAACGCCAACAAGGGTAACTACGCGGTGTTCGACATGGACAACACCAGTTACCGCTACGACCTCGAAGAGTCGTTGCTGCCGTTCATGGAAAACAAGGGCCTGATCACCCGCGACAAGCTCGACCCCTCCCTGAAACTGATGCCGTTCAAGGACACCGCCGACCACAAGGAAAGCCTGTTCAGCTACTACTACCGCCTCTGCGAAGTCGACGACATGGTTTGCTATCCATGGGTGGCGCAGGTGTTCTCCGGTTTCACCCTCAAGGAACTCAAGGGCTACGTCGACGAACTGATGGCCTCGGGCAAACCGGTGCCGGCGACCTATTACGAAGGTGACGTGGTCAAGAACCTGGATGTGAATCCGCCGAAAATCTTCACCGGCCAGAAAGAGCTGTACAACAAACTGATGGAGAACGGCATCGAGGTTTACGTGATGACTGCTGCCTCCGAAGAACTGGTGCGCATGGTCGCGGCCGATCCGAAGTACGGCTACAACGTCAAACCGCAGAACGTGATCGGCGTGACCACGTTGCTGAAGAACCGCGAGACTGGCGAGCTGACCACCGCGCGCAAACAGATCACCGCCGGCAAGTATGACGAGAAGGCCAACCTCGGCCTCGAACTGACCCCGTACCTGTGGACCCCGGCGACCTGGATGGCCGGCAAGCACGCGGCGATCCTGACCTACATCGACGAATGGAAAAAACCGGTGCTGGTGGGTGGCGACACGCCGACCAGCGACGGCTACATGCTGTTCCACGATGTGGACGTGGCCAAGGGTGGCATTCATCTGTGGGTCAACCGCAAGGACAAGTACATGACCCAGCTCCAGGGCATGATGGCCAAGCACGCAGCGGCCCAGGCGAAAGAAGGCCTGCCGGTGACGGCGGACAAAAACTGGGTGATCGTGAAGCCGGAAGAAATCCAGTAA
- a CDS encoding L-cystine transporter, protein MNLPLILNLLVFLALLFGLAQTRHTTWSLAKKVLLALVLGVAFGVALHTIYGAGNPVLKASIGWFDLVGNGYVQLLQMIVIPLVFASILSAVARLHNASSLGKISFLTIGTLLFTTAIAALIGIGLTNLFGLTAEGLVAGTQEMARLQTIQTDYAGKVADLNVPQLLLSFIPQNPFADLARAKPTSIISVVIFAAFLGVAALQLLKDDVEKGQKVINAIDTLQAWVMRLVRLVMKLTPYGVLALMTKVVAGSNLQDIIKLGSFVVVSYLGLGLMFVVHGLLVSAAGINPLRFFRKIWPVLTFAFTSRSSAASIPLSIEAQTRRLGIPQSVASFAASFGATIGQNGCAGLYPAMLAVMVAPTVGINPLDPLWIATLVAIVTLSSAGVAGVGGGATFAALIVLPAMGLPVSLVALLISVEPLIDMGRTALNVSGSITAGAITSQVMQQTDKALLDADEHAELAQA, encoded by the coding sequence ATGAATCTGCCCCTGATTCTCAACTTGCTGGTGTTCCTCGCCCTGCTCTTCGGTCTGGCGCAAACCCGTCACACCACGTGGAGCCTGGCGAAAAAAGTCCTGCTCGCCCTGGTGCTGGGCGTGGCGTTCGGCGTCGCGCTGCACACGATCTACGGTGCCGGCAACCCGGTGCTGAAAGCCTCGATCGGCTGGTTCGATCTGGTCGGCAACGGTTACGTGCAGCTGCTGCAAATGATCGTGATCCCGCTGGTGTTCGCCTCGATCCTCAGCGCCGTGGCCCGTCTGCACAACGCATCGTCGCTGGGCAAGATCAGCTTCCTGACCATCGGCACGCTGCTGTTCACCACCGCGATTGCGGCGCTGATCGGCATCGGCCTGACCAACCTGTTTGGCCTGACCGCCGAAGGCCTGGTCGCCGGCACTCAGGAAATGGCCCGTCTGCAAACCATTCAGACCGACTATGCCGGCAAGGTCGCCGACCTGAATGTGCCGCAACTGCTGCTGTCGTTCATCCCGCAGAACCCGTTCGCCGACCTGGCGCGGGCCAAGCCGACCTCGATCATCAGCGTGGTGATCTTCGCCGCGTTCCTGGGGGTCGCCGCGCTGCAACTGCTCAAGGATGATGTCGAGAAAGGTCAGAAAGTGATCAACGCCATCGACACCCTGCAAGCCTGGGTGATGCGCCTGGTGCGTCTGGTGATGAAGCTGACCCCGTACGGCGTGCTGGCGCTGATGACCAAAGTGGTCGCCGGTTCCAACCTGCAGGACATCATCAAGCTCGGCAGTTTCGTGGTGGTGTCGTACCTCGGCCTGGGCCTGATGTTCGTGGTGCACGGTCTGCTGGTGTCGGCGGCCGGGATCAACCCGCTGCGCTTCTTCCGCAAAATATGGCCGGTGCTGACCTTCGCGTTCACCAGCCGCTCCAGTGCGGCGAGCATTCCGCTGAGCATCGAAGCGCAGACCCGTCGTCTGGGCATTCCGCAATCGGTGGCAAGCTTCGCCGCATCGTTCGGCGCAACCATCGGCCAGAACGGCTGCGCCGGTCTGTACCCGGCGATGCTCGCGGTGATGGTTGCGCCAACCGTCGGCATCAACCCGCTGGATCCGCTGTGGATCGCGACGCTGGTGGCGATTGTGACCCTGAGTTCGGCCGGTGTGGCGGGCGTGGGTGGCGGTGCGACCTTCGCCGCGCTGATCGTGCTGCCGGCCATGGGCTTGCCGGTTTCGCTGGTGGCGTTGCTGATTTCGGTCGAGCCGCTGATCGACATGGGTCGTACGGCGCTGAACGTGAGCGGTTCGATCACCGCTGGCGCGATTACCAGCCAGGTGATGCAGCAGACCGACAAGGCCCTGCTGGACGCCGATGAGCATGCGGAGCTTGCTCAGGCTTAA
- a CDS encoding dihydrofolate reductase, giving the protein MTKSLPLSLIAALGENRVIGVDNSMPWHLPGDFKYFKATTLGKPIIMGRKTWDSLGRPLPGRLNIVVSRQAGLVLEGAEVYPSLEAAVVRAEEWAKEQGVDELMLIGGAQLYAQGLAQADRLYLTRVALSPEGDAWFPEFDLNQWKLVSNVPNPAEGDKPAYHFEVWEKA; this is encoded by the coding sequence ATGACTAAATCACTCCCCCTCAGCCTGATCGCAGCCCTCGGTGAAAACCGCGTGATCGGCGTCGATAACAGCATGCCCTGGCACCTGCCGGGGGACTTCAAATACTTCAAGGCCACGACGCTCGGCAAGCCGATCATCATGGGTCGCAAGACCTGGGATTCGCTGGGTCGTCCGTTGCCGGGCCGTCTGAACATCGTGGTCAGCCGTCAGGCCGGTCTGGTGCTGGAAGGGGCGGAAGTCTATCCCTCGCTGGAAGCTGCCGTGGTTCGCGCCGAAGAGTGGGCGAAAGAGCAGGGCGTCGATGAGTTGATGCTGATTGGCGGGGCACAGTTGTATGCGCAGGGACTGGCGCAGGCGGATCGTCTGTATCTGACCCGTGTGGCGTTGAGTCCGGAAGGGGATGCCTGGTTTCCGGAATTCGATCTGAACCAGTGGAAACTGGTGTCGAACGTGCCGAATCCGGCTGAAGGCGACAAACCGGCTTACCACTTCGAAGTCTGGGAAAAAGCTTAA
- a CDS encoding DUF2868 domain-containing protein yields the protein MTELTSLQNLWLTETVRLREEHAGPLDDLEANRLARAAGGDLPGRIQRRALWLAERDGLTSALKHWLQGARLALVLLAIFAVLSGAGLAFAALGQTPVNVFWALGSLLGLNLILLLSWALGLIFAGEHGATLGRLWLWLSEKLARDAKAAQLAPALLLMLQRQKLNRWALGTLVNGLWLLAMVSALVLLLTLMATRRYGFVWETTILSADTFINMTQALGTLPALLGFNVPTVDMIRASGDTALNIESARQAWATWLVGVLVVYGVLPRLLLALFCFWRWNSGKAALRLDLNLPGYAQLRERLMPTSERLGITDPEPAQLHRVESTVGEHASDGALLVAIELDDQHPWPPTLPKNVSNAGILDSRESRNKLLEQLSRFPPARLAIACDPRRSPDRGSLALIAELARNAAATRVWLLQAPSGQALDAERLGDWHVALQQLELPFADCAPLNWLEHGHD from the coding sequence GTGACTGAACTGACTTCACTGCAAAACCTCTGGCTCACCGAAACCGTGCGTCTGCGCGAAGAACACGCAGGCCCGCTGGACGATCTGGAAGCCAATCGCCTGGCCCGCGCGGCCGGCGGCGATCTGCCGGGACGCATTCAACGCCGCGCCCTGTGGCTGGCCGAGCGCGACGGCCTGACCTCGGCGCTCAAGCACTGGCTGCAAGGCGCGCGCCTGGCGCTGGTGCTGCTGGCGATCTTCGCGGTACTGAGCGGCGCCGGCCTGGCCTTTGCCGCACTGGGCCAGACGCCGGTCAACGTGTTCTGGGCCTTGGGCAGCCTGCTCGGGCTGAATCTGATCTTGCTGTTGAGCTGGGCGCTGGGGCTGATCTTCGCTGGCGAACATGGCGCCACACTCGGCCGCTTGTGGCTGTGGCTCAGTGAAAAACTTGCCCGCGATGCCAAGGCGGCGCAACTGGCGCCAGCCCTGCTGTTGATGCTGCAACGCCAGAAACTCAATCGCTGGGCGCTCGGTACGCTGGTCAATGGCCTGTGGTTGCTGGCGATGGTCAGCGCGCTGGTTTTGCTGCTGACGCTGATGGCGACCCGGCGCTACGGCTTCGTCTGGGAAACCACGATTCTCAGTGCCGATACGTTCATCAACATGACCCAGGCCCTTGGCACCTTGCCGGCGCTGCTAGGCTTCAACGTGCCGACCGTGGACATGATCCGCGCCAGCGGCGACACCGCGCTGAACATCGAAAGCGCCCGTCAGGCGTGGGCGACCTGGCTGGTCGGCGTGCTGGTGGTGTACGGCGTATTGCCGCGTCTGCTGTTGGCGCTGTTTTGCTTCTGGCGCTGGAACAGCGGCAAAGCGGCGTTGCGTCTGGACTTGAACCTGCCCGGTTACGCCCAACTGCGCGAACGCCTGATGCCGACCAGCGAACGCCTCGGCATCACCGACCCTGAGCCTGCGCAATTGCACCGCGTCGAAAGCACCGTCGGCGAACACGCCAGCGATGGCGCGTTGCTGGTGGCAATCGAACTCGACGATCAACACCCATGGCCACCGACGCTGCCGAAAAACGTCAGCAACGCCGGCATCCTCGACAGCCGCGAATCGCGCAACAAACTGCTCGAACAGCTCAGCCGCTTCCCGCCCGCGCGCCTCGCGATTGCCTGCGACCCACGACGGTCACCGGATCGCGGCAGCCTGGCGCTGATCGCCGAGCTGGCGCGCAATGCCGCCGCGACCCGTGTCTGGCTGTTGCAGGCGCCATCGGGGCAAGCGCTGGACGCCGAACGCCTCGGTGACTGGCACGTGGCGCTGCAGCAGCTGGAGCTGCCGTTCGCCGATTGCGCCCCGTTGAACTGGCTGGAGCACGGACATGACTGA
- a CDS encoding GTPase/DUF3482 domain-containing protein: MTDAWKAPLKLAVVGHTNVGKTSLLRTLTRDVGFGEVSHRPSTTRHVEGARLSVDGEPLLDLYDTPGLEDAIALLDFLERLERPGERLDGPARLARFLDGSEARQRFEQEAKVLRQLLDSDAGLYVIDAREPVLAKYRDELEVLASCGKPLLPVLNFVSSANHREPDWREALARLGLHALVRFDSVAPPEDGERRLYESLALLLENARPQLERLIADQQAQRLAREQSAARLIAELLIDCAACRRSVASNAEQEQQAISELRKAVRQREQKCVEALLKLYAFRPQDAAASDLPLLDGRWGDDLFNPETLKQLGVRVGGGIAAGAAAGAGVDLLVGGITLGAAALAGAIAGGALQTARSYGNRLLGKIKGQRELTVDDNVLRLLALRQRQLLQALNARGHAALDSIQVATPQDKTWREGKLPEALNIARAHPQWSSLNPHPKLNQAQRQEQIDELVGKVLEL; encoded by the coding sequence ATGACTGATGCCTGGAAAGCGCCGCTGAAACTGGCGGTGGTCGGCCACACCAACGTCGGCAAGACTTCGCTGTTGCGCACCCTGACCCGCGACGTCGGTTTCGGCGAAGTCTCCCATCGCCCGAGCACCACCCGGCATGTCGAAGGCGCGCGGTTGTCGGTGGATGGCGAACCGTTGCTCGACCTCTACGACACACCCGGTCTGGAAGACGCCATCGCCCTGCTGGATTTTCTCGAGCGCCTGGAGCGCCCTGGTGAACGCCTCGACGGTCCGGCGCGATTGGCGCGGTTTCTCGACGGCAGCGAAGCGCGCCAGCGTTTCGAACAGGAAGCCAAAGTACTGCGGCAATTGCTCGACTCCGATGCCGGCCTGTATGTGATCGATGCGCGCGAACCGGTGCTGGCCAAGTACCGCGATGAGCTGGAGGTACTGGCCAGTTGCGGCAAGCCGTTGCTGCCGGTGCTGAATTTCGTCAGCAGCGCCAACCACCGCGAGCCTGACTGGCGCGAAGCATTGGCGCGTCTGGGCCTGCATGCGCTGGTGCGGTTCGACAGCGTCGCCCCACCCGAAGATGGCGAGCGGCGGCTGTATGAAAGCCTCGCGTTGCTACTGGAAAACGCCCGCCCACAACTTGAACGGCTGATCGCCGATCAACAGGCCCAACGCCTCGCCCGTGAACAAAGTGCCGCGCGCCTGATCGCCGAATTGCTGATCGACTGCGCCGCGTGCCGGCGCAGTGTGGCGAGCAACGCCGAACAGGAACAACAGGCCATCAGCGAACTGCGCAAAGCCGTGCGCCAACGCGAGCAGAAATGCGTCGAAGCGCTGCTCAAGCTCTACGCCTTCCGCCCGCAAGACGCTGCCGCCAGTGATCTGCCGCTGCTCGACGGGCGTTGGGGCGATGACCTGTTCAACCCGGAAACCCTGAAGCAACTCGGCGTGCGGGTCGGTGGCGGGATTGCCGCCGGCGCCGCAGCCGGTGCGGGTGTGGACTTACTGGTGGGCGGCATTACCCTCGGCGCAGCGGCCCTGGCCGGTGCAATTGCCGGCGGCGCCCTGCAAACCGCCCGCAGCTATGGCAACCGCCTGCTCGGCAAGATCAAAGGGCAGCGGGAACTGACCGTCGACGACAACGTGTTGCGCCTGCTGGCATTGCGTCAACGGCAACTGCTGCAAGCGCTGAATGCCCGAGGCCATGCGGCGCTGGACAGCATTCAGGTGGCCACGCCGCAGGACAAGACCTGGCGCGAAGGCAAGCTGCCGGAGGCGCTGAATATCGCCCGGGCCCACCCACAATGGTCGTCGCTCAACCCGCATCCGAAACTGAATCAGGCCCAGCGTCAGGAACAGATCGATGAACTGGTCGGCAAGGTCCTCGAACTCTAG
- a CDS encoding phosphonate degradation HD-domain oxygenase yields the protein MLSHEQVIARVFGLYERFGASDYIGEPVSQIEHMSQAAQLAIAEGFDDEVVLAAFFHDIGHLCAEGAENMGGYGVVSHERLGADYLREAGFSERLARLVEYHVQAKRYLTLREAGYYERLSEASRRTLEYQGGVMTEAEADAFEQDPLCAVSLRMRQWDELAKEMAVPVMDLAVLKHKAFTVLSREAR from the coding sequence ATGTTGAGTCACGAACAAGTCATCGCCCGGGTGTTCGGCCTCTATGAGCGCTTCGGCGCCAGCGACTACATCGGCGAACCGGTGTCGCAGATCGAGCACATGTCCCAGGCGGCGCAACTGGCCATCGCCGAAGGCTTTGACGATGAAGTGGTGCTCGCCGCGTTCTTCCACGACATCGGCCATTTGTGTGCCGAAGGTGCGGAGAACATGGGCGGCTACGGCGTGGTCAGCCACGAACGCCTCGGCGCGGACTATTTGCGTGAGGCCGGATTCAGCGAGCGCCTGGCGCGGCTGGTGGAATATCACGTCCAGGCCAAGCGTTACCTGACGCTCAGAGAGGCGGGTTATTACGAACGCTTGAGCGAAGCCAGCCGCCGCACCCTGGAATATCAGGGCGGGGTGATGACCGAGGCTGAAGCGGATGCGTTCGAGCAGGATCCGTTGTGCGCCGTTAGCCTGCGGATGCGCCAGTGGGATGAGCTGGCGAAGGAAATGGCGGTGCCGGTGATGGATCTTGCGGTGTTGAAGCACAAGGCCTTTACCGTGTTGTCCCGCGAAGCGCGCTGA
- a CDS encoding TIGR03364 family FAD-dependent oxidoreductase, which yields MTQHKDLLIVGAGILGLSHAYAAARRGLKVTVFERTATPLGASVRNFGQALVTGQPPGPMLELAKASREIWGQWAQLAGLQLKRNGSYLFARTEAEEHLLEAFCAGRAVEHDYRVELLRGAALRDLYGGQFSHHRAALHGMDDQQLYSREAIPALIDYLRRELDVEFHFSTLVRDVEPGRLHSTVGRFTAEQIIVCSGHDYQTLLAEPIATLDPQICRLQMLRARPQIDLNLQHALLTGLSCVHYGAFADLPEAAAVQAQILREQPHLQENGIHLLISPTPYGELIIGDSHHYGSDPSPFNAEQVDNWMLELVEQTLGCKVQVVERWQGVYGSRGPGPFSFLRPAPGLSVALMHSGVGMSVGPAMAERNVARLFGEN from the coding sequence ATGACACAACACAAAGACTTGCTGATCGTCGGCGCCGGCATTCTGGGCCTGTCCCACGCCTATGCCGCCGCCCGGCGCGGTCTCAAGGTTACGGTTTTCGAGCGCACCGCCACGCCACTCGGCGCCTCGGTACGCAACTTCGGTCAGGCGCTGGTCACCGGCCAGCCACCGGGCCCGATGCTCGAACTGGCCAAAGCCAGCCGCGAGATCTGGGGCCAGTGGGCACAGCTCGCCGGCCTGCAACTCAAGCGCAACGGTTCGTACCTGTTCGCCCGCACCGAGGCCGAAGAGCACTTGCTCGAAGCCTTCTGCGCCGGGCGCGCCGTGGAGCATGATTACCGTGTCGAGCTGCTGCGCGGTGCCGCGCTGCGCGATCTGTATGGCGGCCAGTTCAGCCATCACCGCGCCGCGTTGCACGGCATGGACGATCAACAGCTGTATTCCCGGGAAGCGATTCCGGCGCTGATCGATTACCTGCGTCGCGAACTCGACGTCGAGTTTCACTTCTCGACATTGGTGCGCGACGTCGAGCCGGGACGCCTGCACAGCACCGTCGGCCGCTTCACCGCCGAGCAGATCATTGTCTGTTCCGGCCACGATTATCAGACCCTGCTGGCCGAGCCGATTGCCACCCTCGACCCGCAAATCTGCCGTCTGCAAATGCTCCGCGCCCGGCCGCAGATTGATCTGAACTTGCAACACGCCTTGCTCACCGGCCTCAGCTGCGTGCACTACGGCGCCTTCGCTGACTTGCCGGAAGCAGCGGCTGTGCAGGCACAGATTCTGCGCGAGCAGCCGCACCTTCAGGAAAACGGCATTCACCTGCTGATCAGCCCGACGCCTTACGGCGAACTGATCATCGGTGATTCGCACCATTACGGCAGCGATCCTTCACCGTTCAACGCCGAGCAGGTCGACAACTGGATGCTCGAACTGGTCGAACAGACCCTCGGCTGCAAGGTGCAAGTGGTCGAGCGCTGGCAGGGTGTCTATGGTTCCCGGGGGCCGGGGCCGTTTTCGTTCCTGCGGCCGGCACCGGGGCTGAGTGTGGCGCTGATGCACAGCGGCGTCGGCATGAGCGTCGGCCCGGCCATGGCCGAGCGCAATGTTGCACGGCTTTTTGGAGAGAACTGA
- a CDS encoding putative 2-aminoethylphosphonate ABC transporter substrate-binding protein: protein MFKPMALAAAVLATFSLNAFAAKTELTVYTALEAEQLKSYKEAFEKANPDVEIKWVRDSTGIITAKLLAEKDRPQADAVWGLAASSLAILDQQGMLQSYAPKDLGKIGANYRDAANPPAWVGMDVWAATICFNTVEAEKQGLTKPVSWQDLTKPEYKGKIVMPNPASSGTGFLDVSAWLQTFGEKQGWAYMDGLHQNIGQYVHSGSKPCKLAAAGEFPIGISFEYPAVQLKRQGAPLDIILPKEGLGWEIEATAVIKGTPHEEAAKKLADFSASAPAMDLYKENFAVLAQPGIAKPQTELPADYEQRLIKNDFAWASKNRDEILTEWRKRYDGKSEKVAAK from the coding sequence ATGTTCAAGCCTATGGCCCTGGCCGCTGCTGTGCTCGCTACTTTCAGCCTGAATGCCTTCGCGGCAAAAACCGAGTTGACGGTGTACACCGCCCTCGAAGCCGAACAGTTGAAGTCCTATAAAGAGGCCTTCGAAAAGGCCAATCCGGACGTTGAAATCAAGTGGGTGCGCGACTCCACCGGGATCATCACCGCCAAACTGCTGGCCGAAAAGGATCGCCCGCAGGCTGACGCGGTGTGGGGCCTGGCGGCGTCGAGCCTGGCGATCCTCGATCAGCAAGGCATGCTGCAAAGTTACGCACCGAAGGACCTTGGCAAGATCGGCGCGAACTACCGCGACGCGGCCAATCCGCCAGCCTGGGTCGGCATGGACGTGTGGGCCGCAACGATCTGCTTCAACACCGTCGAGGCCGAGAAACAGGGCCTGACCAAACCGGTGAGCTGGCAGGACCTGACCAAGCCTGAGTACAAGGGCAAGATCGTGATGCCGAACCCGGCCTCGTCCGGCACCGGTTTCCTCGACGTCAGCGCCTGGCTGCAAACCTTCGGCGAGAAACAGGGCTGGGCCTACATGGACGGTCTGCACCAGAACATCGGCCAGTACGTTCACTCCGGTTCCAAGCCTTGCAAACTGGCGGCAGCGGGCGAATTCCCGATCGGCATTTCCTTCGAATACCCGGCCGTTCAGTTGAAGCGCCAGGGTGCGCCGCTGGACATCATCCTGCCGAAGGAAGGCCTGGGCTGGGAGATCGAAGCGACTGCGGTGATCAAAGGCACTCCGCACGAAGAGGCCGCGAAGAAACTGGCTGACTTCTCCGCCAGCGCCCCGGCGATGGACCTGTACAAGGAAAATTTCGCCGTCCTCGCGCAGCCGGGCATCGCCAAGCCGCAGACCGAACTGCCGGCCGACTACGAGCAACGCCTGATCAAGAACGACTTTGCCTGGGCCTCGAAAAATCGTGACGAGATCCTGACCGAATGGCGCAAGCGCTATGACGGCAAGTCCGAGAAAGTCGCTGCCAAGTAA